aaccaaatctaggttgggtggaaggccatcagattgtgacttatgtaggacgataggcacatcattactaatcacatcaacatctcctaagtcttctacacgtgtcacaacatgctcacaatcatcaaacaaattggcaagatcacaatcagagtcatcaaatcaaatttattctcatgcatcggcaaatcaggagaaatatcacaatgtgacctaggtagagaatcagacacatcaaatatattttcatgcatattagcattagtgtctacagaagattcaactattcctatgtcatgctcatcttcgcagaataattgtacgaatcccatgtcaatatcaaaatcatatgaattacaatgagtattagaaaaaacaacattcatgaaggtcgagggcgagaagccatatgttattgaaccaacaggttccacaatattttcatgttcttctaacatatcatcataatcatcatcatggtagcatgcatattggtcctcattaacagtggtggtgtcattagtcgattcatgttcctctaaattaggttcatattcaacatcatttacatgaatgggactagacacttcattagggacaacatacatttcctcatgaatttcctccttttgtaggtgaagcaaaatctgatctaaatatgcatgaattcgtgatgtagatctatcaaagttttgcttactgagtcttaaagcttctgtggtggagtctaaattcatgggagtacaaaattcttcatgttcaaattgtggtgaatggtacatgtgtgcatggtcattagggtttacaaaatattgatcgcaaccctcaaaggattgattatggtcccaatgactaccattctcacaatttatgggcatttcataccttggattttctctagattgcctaaaattatgcaaaatatgacaattctcaacagggtggtctaaactaccacatgcgggacatgcatagatttcaggttgcctaagaaaattagatgtgacagattcctcatgtgattgcatttctaaagctgcgattcgagcttctaattgatcgatcagtgatgattgtgtgagtgaggcactagcaaaatgttcattttcacgttgtggtgaatgatgcatgtgtgaatagttattagggttcatgtattgaggctcgggactttgaaaatgtccataataattcctataactattgacatcatggtctatgggaggttcataacgtgagtatgtccatacgcaagttctctaagggatttgttgtattccccaactgtagaccaagatctagacatgatttggctcaaaagctaagtaactatgttacaaagcccaaaatttggtttttaatgggtttggatttttgggaaaaatttggtttttatgggtaacatttggttttgtcgggtttgaaaaagaaatttggtttttaatgggttttaaaaatttggacctaatgggaaaagaaaacactttggtttattgggttttgaaaactttggttttagactttgaagacaaagcccatttgggagcttttggttttgatgggagcaaatttggttttaaagaggtagaaaaatttggtttttaattgggagcaaaaattttggttttagtgttgggagcaagcccacattggtgggagaaattgctttgccaagggaaggtgaactaagcccacaatgtgtatgcaaactgaagcccaatgtagcttttgaaatagcccaactgttgcttgtttggtctgaggcccagttgggctttcaaaagttcagtttttctaatttaaaactacaggcccaaatcaatctaacaccacaagcccacaagcaattaaacaaacaagcccacaagtaattaagattacaagcccaacagaaaaatggaaaaattattacaagcccacaaattaaaaatggaagcccacaggttgggttctcttaatgggtttaggcttacttgcttaagcacagcccagctgctcagtttggttgcaaaagcccagttgggctttggatcacctTCTTGTCttaggcccagttgggcttggcttatgaatggcagcagcaccacttcaggcctagcagcaggagcagatcagcagcagcagcaacaacacaacagcaggctttgggtcaggtcacacagcaataggtgcagaaggcagcagcaggcagcaacagggaaactaatagcctcagttccaccagttcaccagcaacagcagaggcagcacaagcaggagcaccacaacagCTACAGCAgtagtcttggcagcagcagaggctggcagcagcaacaggaaagaggaagaaagtagcagcaagtggcaggcccagctgcaactcaatcagcagcaacaacaagtgGCTCAGCCAAGAaaaacagagtcacaacagcacagcaacaggagcacctggaaagctcaacagaagctgtcaagaacagcaagaacagcaagggaaaatgatgcaaagatgaaaaattatgcaaaaagatgaaaatgcaagttatgatgcactaaatgcttatactaagatgcaaagacttcactacacgacaccaagtccccggcaacggcgccaaaaacttggtaggcatttaaagatgtgagaaaataagacaatgaagcagcctacatgttatacctgcaagtgcacagggtcagttgtagcttgtgtgcaagaacagggtcattccacagggacttgggtgtgtgattgaagatttcctaagctaattctctaagctaagcagtgacagtaagtgacagtggcagtgagccaaagaagcAAAGGCAATGAATAACAGTGAGCAAAAAGCAGTGAGTTCtctaagtaaaacagtgacaaagaagtaaaacactaaggtcttgaatccaccaataacctatgctaaggcaatctcaatttcaatatcactcttgtccctggtgtagatatcagtgagcttctaggcttgctgactatctagatggcagtgaaggttcaagcctgctgctcatcaaagggttgtttcaggaggatggtttagtatcactaagataattatctaatcctagtattagctgtcctctcacaaaacaaactaaccgcagatcaatcacttagatgagtaagcaatcctgaaggataatttatcctaaacagttctagcacaacaagaacaatatctatgatttcaactaactagcagtggcattggtttcatctcaaccttagcaccagtgatttagaacataatgaaatagcACAAGAAAGTTAACTACACATGACAAAACATACTTGAAGCTTAAACATTAACAAAACATTGAACACTAACACAACAGacattaacagtggataagaagaagatatgcattggattgaaaaatcaaattaacccaattagggggtttctcggatgacccaagaacccttttaacattctacatcagtttctatttatagcttacaacaaaatccctaattcacaaaaccctaaaatttgcaaaccctaactttttggggaaaatcaaattcgacatacccatgtgtgaattctgctcgacccatgcttcttgatgtccctctgatgctcttcctgctcttgttgcgctgttggcctagccctagacttctgtgaaccctagcttctctcactgtcgagtttgtagcatcaggactcgatgctacagacgagaaaggaagagacaagggtggtgatggaatactgagtttgtcgggggaaggtggtagtggtggtgttcgaggtggagatggtggtgatggagatggcaaagttttctctgcagacggagtggaggagaagaaatcgatgtttgggaagaagggtgtgtttggtttaggtcaatgggttcgatggctaaggtgttgagcggaatcatctgaagttgatgcgcagcgaggagatccgttggataatcacttactaattgaatcgaacggcacgatgtaaacaagctctgagcgaccgttggattaagtgatacaacgaagctgacggctccagatggagttaggtgttgtagtgttagacaggagcttcagactttgatgtacggcgatgctgtgaccgtaggatgctgagatgatccaatctgacggctagaaagggaaacgggtatggatataggaaatggatttgggtgagggttttgggtcttgggtatgccaagcccatatcttctttaagaacaattcttcctcttcaagcccacttctagttgatccggctcttgcaaacatcattcttcgcttcctcctagcgggagtctttgccgtttctttgctcttttcgctccgtgagataaccaggctttatttagtacctaaaaatgcaaaattaattaataaaaatatttattcttgaaaacaatgaaaatacagaatatgggataaaatgtagaattaatgcacaaaagatgagttaaatgccaagaaaaatatatagaaatatgcactttttagcactcatcaattatTAGGAACAGATTTTTTCATATCTCTTAATGCATCCTTCGCCCAACAATGTAGCATCAAATCTTGGCCATTGTTAAGTTGGTTCGTAATTTTTAcataaattttgccaaagcttttttCAGATGATAAACACTCACGAAATAATACTGCAAATAAAAGGAAGTAAGCAAATATGTAGACACCACAACTGTTATTTTTGAGATTAGCCATTTTTTTCCTTCAGTTGAGGATGATTCTATCTGTCTATGCATCTTCAtatttatacacaaataaaaaaaactacaTTTACATCTTACATGcctttatttaaaaaataaaatatgaatagATTTCTTTATTAATTAATTCAAAATCTCATGtgatatttttcttctcttttgcatTAAATTAAATATGAGATGAGATTCAttggtttgaaaatgtattgaaaATACACTCCTATTTACCGTTGCGTCAATATTTTCCACTAACGTGGGTGGCGGATGTCTAAAGCAAACATCATAGCATGAAACTATACATGATTTGGCCACCAATATGAAGAAATCCAGTAACTTATTAATAtgaatagatttgtttattaattaATTCAAAATCTAATGTGATATTTTTCTTCTCTTATGCATTAAATTAAATATGAGATGAGATTCAttggtttgaaaatgtattgaaaATACACTCCTATTTACCGTTGCGTCAATATTTTCCACTAGCGTGGGTGGCGGATATCTAAAGCAAACATACATGATTTGGGCACCGATATGAAGAAGTCCAGTAACTTATGACTGATCTATTCAAGGAAACAAGAAACACGTTGACTAATCCAACCATAAATTTGCTTCAGAAAGTAGACATTTGAGTCTTGACTATTATAGTATTtagagtccaaatttgtgcacacTCTGGCGAACTAGTTTTAGTTCAAACCAATTAATTCAACAACTTTAAACACCTTCGATTAAACAACATCTGGTAAAATCTATCCAGGGCTCCAAGTAACCAGATCAAAACCATTGTCCAAAGTTGggatatatataattttattgttTTAGATGAAACCATATTACAATATGACATCTTCGTTGTTAAATTAAGAATACTTAATCAATTCTCAAACAAATCAAAATTTATCAAAACAAAATAACGAGTCAACTAAAATCAATCTCAGACTAGGATTGAAAAATGGAGACGGCGTTAATAAAAACTTCATTAataaagatatgtgaagactgactatcctatttactcatatgATCTACCATTCTATCTACTGACACATGCCATATGACTTTAGTATTTTTTCTACTGGGTACCTCCATAAGACCTGGTCTAGAGAAAACCACAAGCCCTGGTCTACTTAGCACCGAGGGGAAGACCTATCCTGGATCCTGCTGTTCAGACCATGATAGGTCCTTCCTCCCCTCTACTTTTTTCGGACAGTCCATCAAAAAAATTCAACCCCTCTAATTTGGTTTGGGTTTCAGACAgtccttcagaaaaaaaaaaaaaaaagcagctTCACACCATCAATTGGAAGATTATTTTTCTGTAACAGTCGAATTAGTGAGGCCATGAAGCAAAGAGTCATTCTCACATGCATTTGATCAGTTCATGAAAAGCGTAACAGATTTTTCGTATTCGAAACAAGACATTGTAGCAAGAACCTACAGTTTGGTTTGAACTTTCGAATAACAAAAAGACCTCATTGAAATTGTAAGAGTAAGATATCTTATTGACAAAATGCAGTGCAtggcactagcaacaacaacaaccaaaaaaCTTTCCCCAACTCCATCTGTTGTTGCGCGAAACCTTCCATTTTTTACTCCGTCTGCTGTTGCTCTGTAGATAGAAGTCCAAATTGGGGTTATGCTACTATATCGTACCTAATTATCCTCATTAGTTCATTAAGACTTGATCATCTGAACAAAAGTTACAATGTCATGAAGAAAGATGTCGAGTAAATTACCTGATTCGAGAAGATCTAATCTATGAGGAGGATTCCTCATCATTTGAAACACCAGCTGATTCCTCAGGATATGAAACATTAGCTGCCCGGACTATGTAAACCTAGAAAGGAATGGTAATGAAAACAGATGTAACAGCATTTTAAAGAATGTAGATTCCTAAAGAATGAGAAGTAAAGATGTATTACAGATAAGCTAGCATACTAAAAATTCGTTATTCTGAGTGATAATAGGATAGTTTAAACAGCACCAATTCAATCTTCATTCCTGTAGCTATAAGCAGAATATGTAGAGAGCTGCAGTCATATGGTAGCACTTGTCAAAAAGTAGATGCAAGCAACCATTTTAAAACAAAAAGCAAACACTCTCAACCTGATTCACCAGATCAATAAGTGCCACTCTCAGTATTGAACTGTAAAACTAGCACATGAATGACAATAATCCTACTAATTCGATCTTATCTACAGGGCATACATGTTATTGTTGTCTCTACTAAGATTGATGGCAACCTTAGAACAACCAACTAGTTCTATAGCCGAATTGAATGAGAACTAAGCATCCATGTAAAACATTGTCGATACATTATGGTGTGTGTGCttgtcaaaaaacaaaaaacgaaatcGAAGTTCGTATTGTTACCTTAAATTGGGTAGGCTTgattaattggaatacacaagcaTCCCCATCAATAAGTTGGTGATCCAAGGCAAATCCTCTCCAGCCACCACTTAAGCCAACCTTCTCCGCAAGGTAATTTGTAACACActcttctccattttcatcaaccAGTGTAATTGATGCATCCTTTCTGGGTAGGTACTTCTTGCAAAAACCATTAGGCAGACCCTATTGCAGATAATTCCAATAAGAGATCTTAGTCTTTTAAAAACCACATTAAACATAGTCCCTGTaaagaagaaaattaaacaaacaaaTGGGGCTTATACTTACCAACCAAAAGCCGCGGTTAACATGAGAATGAAGCATAGGTTTAACAAAAGATTGAAATTCATTTCCAAGAGATAACTCAAGTTCACAAGCTTTCTCAGTTgcaattgctctttctttctCACTTGCTACTGGGAAATTCTCCATTGAATCTCTCAATCCTCTAGGTCTTGACCCTTTTCTAATAGCCCTTtcatactcaaaaacaaaaacctgtaaaatcaacaacaacaagttaCTGATAGTAGCTAAGTTAAAAAAGAAATTGAACTGATCAACTGAATGATAGTATAAGACTACACTCACTTCTTTGTAAACCGGCGTGGGTTTGTCGGCGTTACGACTTGATCTTCGTACTTGAACAAACTCCAGCTTTTTCTGAATCATTCTTCGTTTTGGTGGTTTTTCCTACAGTGAAcaaaaaaagttagggtttttagaTTCAGAGTGAACAATTTTTTTTAGGGGTTTTAGATACAGATTAAATGGAGAAATGGGGTTAATCAGAGTAAATGGAAATGGGGGTTTTAGAGAGGAACAGATTAAATGGGTTTGTAGAGAGAGATACCTGTGAGGGTTTCGCTGAGGAGTTTTTGAGATTGAGAACCAAACTATTGAGTTTGAGTTCATCcattctcttcttgttctctTCCATTCTCTGTGTTCTTGTTTGTTCATACTTGCTGTTACTCATCACCATTTTCTCTTATTTTAGTAATAAAATAATTCCAAATCCAGAATCTCTTAAAAATCAGTCTTTTTGCTCTCAAAGTCACTCTCCCACTCTCAAGACTGTAGaggctgaagaagaagatgaaatgctCAGAGAAGTAGCGGAGTAGTCAGTATTTAATAGACCGTTGGTTAGCCGTATGGCCCGTATCGATTTGCGGGTTAAACATAAATTAAAGACATCCCCCTATGTAGTCTACGCCTCTCGGTGAGAGATTAAGCGGCAAGACCTAAAGAGtttgaaattcaaattaaagttGAATCTGACATGGCAAGGTAAAAAAAAGCCTCCACCATTTTTTACTCTCTACCTTCCAATAATTTTCACTTCATTGAGAAACTAAAAGCATTACTTTGCCCGGAGATAGTATTACAGTGACTCATTGAGGGTATATTCAGTCAAGTTTGGATCCGGTCATTCCATAAGTCAATATTCTGAGAAGTGAGAACTCTGCTATCCAATCCAATCCTATCCAACCCCCAAACCTTGATTTTATCGTAAATGATAAAATTGGTTTCCATAAAACCAGAAGCTGCGGGTCAAATCTTTTGGTGTGACTTTGAATTTTTCAGAAAACTAAGCATAGAAAATGCAAACGCTGTAAGCATATTTGTGTTCCATTCAAAGAAAGTAGCTGCATTATATCTATCATGACGCAAATACCTTTGAAAGTCCAAGTCAGATGAACGCATATCCCATTCAAACAAACTTCATGGATTGCTCACTATATAACAAGCTCTTCTGATGAAAGTGGAACCATCACACACTTGCTCATCAGTCTTCTTAACCAATTGAATTTCCTTGTCAATTGCATTTAGTTTCGAATGGCtaattcagctcaacaagtgAACACAAATGACTTGGTGCAAGCTCAGTCTCATGTTTTCAACCATATCTGTGCTTTTCTAAGTTCCATGTCTTTGAAATGTGCTGTTGAATTAGGCATTCCAGATATCATCCAAAAGCATGGTAAACCAATTGCCCTTATTGAACTAGCCGAAGCACTCTCTTTACCGCCATCAAGAACCGAGGCTGTGTATCG
This is a stretch of genomic DNA from Papaver somniferum cultivar HN1 chromosome 1, ASM357369v1, whole genome shotgun sequence. It encodes these proteins:
- the LOC113330681 gene encoding B3 domain-containing protein At3g19184-like, which produces MVMSNSKYEQTRTQRMEENKKRMDELKLNSLVLNLKNSSAKPSQEKPPKRRMIQKKLEFVQVRRSSRNADKPTPVYKEVFVFEYERAIRKGSRPRGLRDSMENFPVASEKERAIATEKACELELSLGNEFQSFVKPMLHSHVNRGFWLGLPNGFCKKYLPRKDASITLVDENGEECVTNYLAEKVGLSGGWRGFALDHQLIDGDACVFQLIKPTQFKVYIVRAANVSYPEESAGVSNDEESSS